In Bacteroidota bacterium, a single genomic region encodes these proteins:
- a CDS encoding HIT family protein — protein sequence MPSIFSKIIAGEIPCYRVAETADYLAFLDVFPLAKGHVLVVPKKEIDYLFDMETPLYLGLMEFAQRVAIAIKKVVPCQKVGVAVIGLEVPHAHVHLVPINTVGDINFSKAKMQIPAKELEDMALLISKAFD from the coding sequence ATGCCAAGTATTTTTTCAAAAATAATAGCAGGAGAAATACCTTGTTACCGGGTGGCTGAGACGGCCGATTATTTGGCTTTTTTGGATGTTTTTCCATTGGCTAAAGGACATGTATTAGTTGTTCCAAAGAAGGAGATTGATTATCTTTTTGATATGGAAACACCCTTGTATTTGGGCTTAATGGAATTTGCACAGAGGGTAGCCATTGCAATTAAAAAAGTGGTGCCTTGTCAAAAAGTTGGCGTAGCGGTAATTGGTTTGGAGGTGCCGCACGCACATGTTCATTTGGTGCCAATAAATACGGTTGGGGATATAAATTTCTCGAAAGCGAAGATGCAAATTCCGGCCAAAGAACTGGAAGATATGGCGCTATTGATTTCGAAAGCTTTTGATTAG